The Patescibacteria group bacterium sequence TTATGGGACGGTGAATAGGAATAAGATATCTGCATAGAGGGCTGTTAAGAAAGATTATAGGGAGCGGTGCTTGCACAGATAGCAAGCGCGAGAGCATCTGCCGCATCATCCGGTTTTGGTAGCGCTGGAAGAGATAAGAGTATTTGTACCATTTTTTGCACCTGCTGTTTATCGGCCTTGCCGTATCCTGTGACAGCGCGCTTTACTTGCAAGGGAGTATATTCATAGAGAGGAATAGTTTGCAATCGGGCAGTGAGGAGGATAACGCCGCGTGCCTGGGATACATCAATCGCCGTTGTTATGTTTTTAAAAAAGTATACTTTTTCAACCGCGACAATAGCCGGCACATGGCGCTGCAACACTATACCAAGCGCTGTGTGTATGAAGAGCAGCCTGTCGGCGAATACCGCCTTTGGCGGCATGAGGCATTCATATGATACACAGGAAAGCTGTGCGCCGTCTTGGCGTATAACTCCAACGCCAATTCTGCCGTATCCAGGGTCTATGCCAATAATAGTGCGTGTACGGCGATGTGGCATTTATACATTTGAATAATAATCAGTAACATCATCCAGGCCATCAAGTTCATTGCAAAGCACTTCAAGCCGTTCTTTGTCGGTTTGGCAAAGCGACGCCGTAGTGGTGGCGCGATAGTCAAACTCCGCGAAGACTAATGGTATGCCGAATTGTTCAACACATGCCCTTGCTTTTTGGAGATCCTGAGGAGAAGTAATAAGAGTAACTTCATCCCCGTTTTTTTGGATATCGTTTACACCGCATTCAATGAGCGCAAGTTCTTGTTCTTCGGTTGGGAGTTGTGAAATACCAAGCACCCCTTGTTTTTCAAACATCCATCCGACACTATTTGCACTCCCGAGATTCCCTCCATTGGAAGAAAAAATATGCTTAATTTCGGATACCGTCCGATTGCGATTGTCGGTAAGCGTATGAACAAGAATCGCAACACCTCCGGGCCCATACCCCTCATAGATAATTTCTTCCGGCTGTACTCCGCCACCTTCGCCTGTGCCCCGCTTGATGGCCCGTTCAATATTTTCCTTTGGCATATTCGAACCACGCGCTTTTTCTATTGCAAGGCGCAGAGAGAAGTTTGTTGTCGGATCGCCGCCCTTTTCCCGCGCTGCGAGCGTGATGGCATTTGCAAGGCGCGTAAAAACGGTGGCGCGCTTTGCGTCAACAACAGCTTTAGCTCGTTTTGTGGTTGCCCATTTTGAGTGTCCAGACATACGCTTTCCACATTTCCACAGCTTATCCACATAGCCATTGTGCCAGGAGGCCACTTGACATGTTCTTGCTTAGGGGGTATACTATACTATACAAAAGGTCACAAGGAAGAGAAACCGCATATTTCATCATACGCGGTTTTAAAATCTTTTCAAGCCTTAATTATAAGGAAAAATGCTATGGTTCTTGGTTATGTACTCTCACTTATACGAACAGGAAACTTCAGCAGAGCGAAGAGTATTGTTTTCGGAAAACTTCAAAAGAAAATCAAAA is a genomic window containing:
- the ruvC gene encoding crossover junction endodeoxyribonuclease RuvC translates to MPHRRTRTIIGIDPGYGRIGVGVIRQDGAQLSCVSYECLMPPKAVFADRLLFIHTALGIVLQRHVPAIVAVEKVYFFKNITTAIDVSQARGVILLTARLQTIPLYEYTPLQVKRAVTGYGKADKQQVQKMVQILLSLPALPKPDDAADALALAICASTAPYNLS
- a CDS encoding YebC/PmpR family DNA-binding transcriptional regulator; translation: MSGHSKWATTKRAKAVVDAKRATVFTRLANAITLAAREKGGDPTTNFSLRLAIEKARGSNMPKENIERAIKRGTGEGGGVQPEEIIYEGYGPGGVAILVHTLTDNRNRTVSEIKHIFSSNGGNLGSANSVGWMFEKQGVLGISQLPTEEQELALIECGVNDIQKNGDEVTLITSPQDLQKARACVEQFGIPLVFAEFDYRATTTASLCQTDKERLEVLCNELDGLDDVTDYYSNV